In candidate division TA06 bacterium, the sequence CCGAAGCGTGTATCGAAGCATCGAGGCCAGGCAGGCGCTGAAGACGCCGAAATATCAATATTCCGCGATTCCGTGGTTCATGTCTTGTAATAACTGCAATAAACAGCGATAACCATTTAGGGAGGTATGCCATGTTAGCCCTGCGAATGCGCCAGAAAGAGGCCGAGTTCTATTTCGTCAGCTACCCGGCCGAGGACCTGCTGGCCAAGGTCAGATTCATGTCCCGGTTCTACGGGGAGCGCGGGGAGCAGGTGGGCGGCGAGGGCGGCGGGGAGGAGGGGGCCGAGGAGTTCTTCGCCCAGATCGAGCGGAGCTCCGGGGCCTTCCAGCGGGATCTCAACCGCCGCAAGGTGCGTCAGATCCGCGAGTTCTTCCGCAACGAGTCGGACCAGCCGGTGATCCCGGGGGCGGTGCTGCTGTTCACTCCCGAGGAGCTGGCCTTCAAGCCATTATCCGGACACGAGCGCGCCGGCGACCTGGAGGAGCCGGGGGAGAAATTCCTGGTGATCGACGGGCAGCACCGCCTGGCCGGGCTGCATTTCTACATGGGGGAGAAGGACGCCAACCGGCGGATCGAGGTGCCCTGTGTAATCTTCGACGGCAAGGCGGCCGAGTTCGCCGCCGAGATGTTCGTCATCATCAACTCCACCCATACCAAGATCAATAAATCACACCTGGTGGACCTTTACGAGAAGATCAGCTGGGGGACCGATCCGGAGAAAAAATACGCCGCCTCGCTGGTCAAGGACCTCTACTCAGAGCCGGACTCGCCGCTTCGCTACCACATCAACATGCTGGGCGGGAAATCCGGGCAGGAGCTGTGGATAAACCAAGCCCAGATC encodes:
- a CDS encoding DGQHR domain-containing protein, with translation MLALRMRQKEAEFYFVSYPAEDLLAKVRFMSRFYGERGEQVGGEGGGEEGAEEFFAQIERSSGAFQRDLNRRKVRQIREFFRNESDQPVIPGAVLLFTPEELAFKPLSGHERAGDLEEPGEKFLVIDGQHRLAGLHFYMGEKDANRRIEVPCVIFDGKAAEFAAEMFVIINSTHTKINKSHLVDLYEKISWGTDPEKKYAASLVKDLYSEPDSPLRYHINMLGGKSGQELWINQAQIFGEIYRLARRKEMQGFIKDGRGYCRELGYAFLRDFLKAARSAFGDMWGDNKRYMATRDVTLKALLRVAGDAAAAWGQEILKGEKEPAKFFEEKLSPLSEIGREFRREDFYERFAAKSQVERVETIRRKLNKHLGLAGAGKGAADVP